One genomic segment of Amycolatopsis sp. WQ 127309 includes these proteins:
- a CDS encoding sodium:solute symporter, whose product MTGDYVVIALYIAGMLGVGGYGLRLAKTKSDYLVAGRRLGWFMYSGTMSAVVLGGASTVGGVKLGYTYGISGAWLVLTIGVGILVLHAVFARRLVRLKVYTVGEMLDLRYGGNTSAVSGVVMWGYTLMLTVTSTLAFATIFKVLFDLPNWAGIAVGGAIVVLYSVLGGMWSITLTDIAQFVIKTIGILAILLPVAISSAGGFSGMSEKLDASFFSFTSIGTDTIVTYFVIYTFGLLIGQDIWQRVFTARTPAIATSGGITSGVYCLVYGVAGALIGMAAHALYPDLGSAQDAFATIVERLLPTGVRGLVLAAALSAMMSTASGALIACATTTTSDLLTKLGLKNSETGEVRRNRITTLVLGLVAIGIAMIVDDVVNALTIAYDILVGGLLVAIVGALFWKRGTRQGAYASMIAGTVSVVTFMIIDGVEANTPIYWGLGASLLVYLAVSFATPRTADSILTTWTRRLNGEDTSVPPREQEPASA is encoded by the coding sequence GTGACCGGGGACTATGTGGTCATCGCGCTCTACATCGCGGGGATGCTCGGAGTCGGCGGGTACGGCCTCCGGCTCGCGAAGACGAAGTCCGACTACCTCGTCGCCGGGCGGCGGCTGGGCTGGTTCATGTACTCCGGCACGATGTCGGCCGTCGTGCTCGGCGGCGCGTCCACCGTCGGCGGCGTGAAGCTCGGCTACACCTACGGCATCTCGGGCGCCTGGCTGGTGCTCACCATCGGCGTCGGCATCCTGGTGCTGCACGCGGTGTTCGCGCGGCGGCTGGTGCGGCTCAAGGTCTACACCGTCGGCGAGATGCTCGACCTGCGGTACGGCGGCAACACCAGCGCGGTGTCCGGCGTCGTGATGTGGGGCTACACCCTGATGCTCACGGTGACCTCGACGCTGGCCTTCGCCACCATCTTCAAGGTGCTGTTCGACCTGCCGAACTGGGCGGGCATCGCCGTCGGCGGCGCGATCGTGGTGCTCTACTCGGTGCTCGGCGGCATGTGGTCGATCACGCTCACCGACATCGCCCAGTTCGTCATCAAGACCATCGGCATCCTGGCGATCCTGCTGCCGGTCGCGATCAGCTCCGCCGGCGGCTTCAGCGGCATGAGCGAGAAGCTCGACGCGAGCTTCTTCAGCTTCACCTCGATCGGCACGGACACGATCGTCACGTACTTCGTGATCTACACCTTCGGCCTGCTCATCGGCCAGGACATCTGGCAGCGGGTGTTCACCGCCCGCACGCCGGCGATCGCGACGTCCGGCGGCATCACCTCCGGCGTCTACTGCCTGGTCTACGGCGTCGCCGGCGCGCTGATCGGAATGGCCGCCCACGCGCTCTACCCGGACCTCGGCAGCGCGCAGGACGCCTTCGCGACGATCGTCGAACGGCTGCTGCCGACCGGCGTCCGCGGTCTGGTGCTGGCCGCCGCGCTCTCGGCGATGATGTCGACCGCCAGCGGCGCGCTGATCGCCTGCGCCACCACCACGACGTCGGACCTGCTGACCAAGCTGGGCCTGAAGAACAGCGAGACCGGCGAGGTCCGCCGCAACCGGATCACCACGCTCGTGCTCGGCTTGGTCGCGATCGGCATCGCGATGATCGTCGACGACGTCGTCAACGCGCTCACCATCGCCTACGACATCCTCGTCGGCGGCCTGCTGGTGGCGATCGTCGGCGCGCTGTTCTGGAAGCGCGGCACCCGCCAGGGCGCGTACGCCTCGATGATCGCGGGCACGGTGTCCGTGGTGACGTTCATGATCATCGACGGCGTCGAGGCCAACACCCCGATCTACTGGGGGCTGGGCGCGAGCCTGCTGGTCTACCTGGCCGTCAGCTTCGCCACACCCCGCACGGCCGACTCGATCCTGACCACCTGGACCCGCCGTCTCAACGGCGAGGACACGTCCGTCCCACCCCGCGAACAGGAGCCTGCCAGTGCCTAA